In Terriglobales bacterium, the genomic window GGCCGTCGCGAATGTCGGGCAGTGCGCGCCCGATGATGACCGACATTGAATAGTCGAGATACGAACGCCGCATCTCTTCTTCAATGTTGATCGGCTGAATGTTGGCGGCGCCAGGGCCCATGCCGCCGCCGCTGCCATCACCCCCGAGGGGGAGTTGATCTTGGGGATTCTGTTCGTCTGCCATTGGTTAGCGTTCCTTCAAGAGCTCAGTTCGTGCTCAAAATCTCGGGCTGCGACTTTTCATTGCGGAGGTCGAGCCCGCGTCACAATCTGCCGGAGCAGGGCTGCGGTGATCGATGTTGACAAAAACTCTGGGAGCGGCGAGATTCTGCGTAAATAATTGCATTTACAGGAAGTTACGGGTCGTTTGGGTACAAAGAAATTATATCACGGGGTACGAACGTAATATGGGTCGGAACTAACTGGAAGCAAGGGAGTTAATGGCTCAATTCTCGGGGGGGCCGAGCTGGGCTCGGCTTGACCGGACGACCACCCCAGCAAACCAAAAGCGGGTTTGCCGGGGACCCCGGACGAGGATGTCCGGTCCTACGTAATTACTAAATTAACTTGCGTCAAGCAATTCGCGGACCTTGCGCACCAGGAACTCGGTGCGAAACGGCTTATCGATCACATTTTCCCCTTCCGGCAGGGTTCCCTCGCGAGTCATAGCCTCAGTTCCATATCCCGACATATAGAGGATTTTGATCTCCGGCCGCCGCTTGCGGATCCGCCCTGCTGCTTGCGGTCCGGAGAGTCCGGGCATGATGACGTCGGTGATCATGAGGTGAATTGGACCCTGGTGCGCAACGGACGCCGCCACGGCCTGCTCCCCGTCCTTCGCCAGCAGCACCTGGTAGCCCTTGGCTCGCAGGATGTGATCGAGGAGAATGCGCAGGTCATCGGCATCTTCGGCGATCAGCAGTGTTTCCGCGGCCCGGGGGCCCTCGGCAGCCTGGGCGGCGAGAATCGGAACGGTTGCGGGTTTGGTTTCCAGTTTCTCCTCAGTTTTCGCCAGGTAAACCCGGAAGGTTGTTCCGCAGCCGAGTTCGCTTTCGACGGCAATGTGGCCACCACTCTGGGTAACGATGCCGTAAGTGGTGGATAGTCCCAATCCGGTGCCTTCACCCACCAGCTTGGTAGTGAAGAAAGGCTCAAAGATGTGGGACATGGTTTCATGGCTCATCCCGATACCGGTATCGGTGACCGCGAGCATCGTGTAGGAACCCGCTGTGACCTGGTGGGAGCGCGCGTAGTTTTCGTCGAGGTCGATGTTGGCAGTTTCGATGGTGAGGCTGCCACCGTCGGGCATTGCATCGCGCGCATTGACCACCAGGTTCATCAGGACTTGTTCCATCTGCGTGGGGTCGGCCTTGATCGCCCACAGGGCAGGAGCGGGATGGATGTGCAGCCGGATCTTCTCCCCGAGAATTTGCCGGAAGATAGTTCCCATCTCCGCCAGAATGCTATTCAAATCGAGCGCCACCGGATTGAGCTCCTGGCGGCGGCTAAAGGCGAGCAGCTTGCGAACCAGCGCTGTGGCCTTCTCCCCGGCCTTGATCACCTGATGGGTTTTCAGGCGCAGAGGATCTTCTGCAGCGAGCCGTGCTTCGATCAGGCTGGTGTAGCCCATCATCACGTTCAGAAGGTTGTTGAAGTCGTGAGCCACGCCGCCGGCGAGTTGACCGATGGCCTGCAGCTTCTGCATCTGGCGAAGTTGTTCTTCCAGCTCATGGCGCTCGCGCTCGGCAGTTTTTAGAGCAGAGATGTCGAGCGCGTAGATCACGCCGATCTGAGGAGTGCCCTCCAGCATGGCGCCGCCAAAGATCGCGTGAACCCGCGATCCATCCTTGCGCAGGAACTCCTTCTCGGAATTCGGCACCAGGCCGGTCGTTTCCAACTGCTGCCGCGCCAGTTGGTCGCGTTCGTGGTCTTCCGGTGGAGAAATCCGCTGCCAGCGCAGCAGACCCGATTTGAGATCCTCGCGGGTGTAGCCCAACATATCGAGGAAAGCTTCGTTCGCGTAACGCAGCGAGCCATCTTTCTCCCAGAAGAAAGTTCCGATCAGGTTGGCCTGGATTATCCGCCGCACGGCAGATTCGGCGCGTCGTCGAGCGGTGTATTCCTTCACCTCCGCGGATTGGAAGGCAAGCAGCAGGCAAAGACCGGTAAGAAGTACGAATATCAGCCCCTTGAGGCTTTCGAGCTTCCAAATAACCGGAGACGCGCCGAGGATCAGATGAAGGATGGCATCGGAGAACACCACCCAAAGCGCAGATAAGAGAATATAGGCGATGGCTATGCGAGACGACGCGGGACCGAGCGAAAAACCACGAGAGGTTTTCTGCCGCGAGGAAGAGTTGTTTTCGCCTGCCATGGCTTTGAAGGCACAACCGCCTGTGCTTTTGAGGAAACAGAAAATCCGAGACGGTGAATGTTATCCGCTAAATGAGCGAGCCCCAAGTCTAACGCGACGTGGTTAAGGTTTTGTGAGGATTTGAAGTGTGTTGCCCGGGAAACCTATGTAGCCCGTGGTCGAGAAACAAAAGGTGTTTCGACTCGGGCCGGGAACTCTTGGCCCGGCCCTCGCTCAACATGACAGGATCAAGGTCAATTTTTGTACGACGCAGGCAGGCTGAACTCTACGCCGCGATCTTCATTCACCTTCGCCGTCTGGTCCAGATCCAGGTCGGCGAGTTTGATCCGGTGGGCAACGAACGTCCCCAGATCAAACAGGGTGTCGCCCACAATCGCGTAGTTGGTGACCTGCTGTTGGTGGCCGTCCTTGAAAACAAGCACAGTTGGGGTGAGAGACCTTGGTGGCGCGCTTGGAGGTTCGGAAACCTGGGCGTCAGCAGCGGCGTTGGCTGGAGGTTGGGGGTCAGCTAACTTAGCCCTCTGGTCATAGTACCGGGGTCCTTCATAGGGTCCACTCTGCATTGGCGCGTACGGTCCATTGCCATAACGGTCGTACACGGTTGGGCCGGGGGGCTCTTCCTGTGGCTGATCTTCGTCCTGGGCGGAGGAATCCACGGCTACCGGGTATGGATACGCATACGGAACATAGACCGGATACCCGCCGCGACGGTCGTGGTCTGGGCGCCCATTATGCGTGCCTCTGGTATTTATCTTCTGCCCCAACAGCACGCGCCCGTTGGTGAAATCGATTGTCGGAGTGAAAGCGGGATTGATGCATCCCACGGGAGAAGCACACGCAAATCCGGGCGTGTAGCCGCGAGGTCCAAGCGAGGTCACGCTGGGACGCGCGCCCGGCGCAATATTTGTTCCGTTGTAGGAAGTGACGCTCGGCGCCGGGCCGTTGGCAAACTTTCCTGTAAACGAAGTGACCGATGGCGGTACGCCATAAATTTGCGCGAACAGCGGGGCAGCCGTTAGCGCAATCACCAACAACCCGAATTGGAATACGCGTTTCACAGTGGAATCGTACCTCTAAACGGGACCGGCGCAACTGGTTCCGTTAACTCTATACCTAATTAGAAACCTTTGTAGGACCAATGGTTGCGCAAAATCTGGGCCAGACGCGGAGTTCGCCGTCCTGGGACGAGCCTCAGTGGGCCAGCGAGAGCTGACAAAAAATGTCTCTCTGGCCCCAAGTACATGACCTCACGTGCGTTACTCCCGGTCAGGGCAACGCCTATCATGTCTGGGTGATGGAATTGCGCTCATTGCTGCTCAGTCGCGACGCCGAGATGACGGATGTGCTGAAGCGCGCCATGAGCGAGTTAGGCATCGGAGTATTCGTTTACACGATGCCGGAGTGGGCGGGCGAGGACCTACGCCGCCACAAGTTCGACGCGGTGATCATCGATTGTGACGACCTGCCGGAAGGCGTGGACGTGCTGCAGGCAGTAAAGAATACGCCTTCCAACAGCGATTCCATGGCATTTGCCATTGTCAACGGCCGCACCAGTCTGCAGGCGGCACTTGATATGGGAGCTCATCTGGCGCTCGAGAAGCCGATCTCGGCGGAGCGCGCCAAGTCGAGTTTTCGAGCAGCCTACGGCCTGATGGTGAGCGAACGGCGCCGTTACTTCCGATATGACATTGAGGCACCCGTAGGAGTGAGTCTCGATGAGAAGACGGAGTATGCCGGAGTCGCAGTTAACATCAGCGAAGGCGGGATGGCGCTGAAAATGAACTGCGTGATTGCTCCCAAGTCAGTGGCCCAGCTGCGATTTACCTTGCCGGGAAGTTCACAGGTGCAGTTGCGGGCGGTTGTGGTCTGGTCCGATGAGCAGGGCCGCGCGGGAGTGCGATTTGAACAGGTTCCTGCGGCCGCACGCAAGCATTTGGCTGAGTGGTTTGCGAAGCAGGAAGCGGCCATGGGACAAAAGCCCGCAGAGTAGCCACTAAGCGGCACAGCTCTTCGGTAATAACTCAGAAAGCAACGCCAAGTTCACCGAAATTTTCCGATAGCTCTCGCAATCCTCGCGGGCAGGAGTGCCTGCGCCACACATCGTCCTGTAAAATTGAAGAGCGATGATTCTGCCGTTCGTCCGCGAGCTGTTTGCGGACGTGGAGAAAACTTCCGCCTTTGCGCGCCTGACCTCCCACCTCAAGACGGGCGCGGGACGGATAGGTATGTCCGGGCTCGTTCCGACAGCTAAATCCCTGCTCATTCCGCTGCTGGCGCGCGCGGCGTCGCGGCCGCTGATCCTGGTAGTGGCCGATAACCGCGCCGCCGAAGAGATGCTCCCCCGGGTGCAAGGTTTTTGCGAGCTGACGGGAGCGCTTGCAGCGGATGCGATCGTCAGCGTTCCCGCCTATGACGTACTTCCCTTCGAAAATCTCTCGCCGCACGCTGAAATTCAGGAGGCACGAGCCAAGGCGCTGTGGCGGATTACCACCGGCGAAGCTCGCGTGGCGATCATTCCGGTAGCTGCCGCTGTCATGAAACTACAGTCGCCAGAGTATTACTTCGACTTGGGGCAGGTGTTCCACCGCGGCGAGGTCGTGGATATCGAGAAACTGGTGGCGCAGCTCAACCTGGTCGGCTATTCACGTACCGACGTGGTAGAGATGCCGGGTGAATACGCAATTCGCGGCGGAATTCTCGATGTATATCCGCCAGAATTTGATCGCCCGCTACGTGTCGAGCTGTTCGGGGATGAGATCGAATCGATCCGCAAGTTTGATCCGGCAACGCAACGTTCTTCCAGCCCGGTCGACGATCTGGTGCTGATGCCGCTGACGGATACACCCGTACGCGAAGAAACCCTGGGAGCGATTCACGCACGGCTGACCGGGGCGCGGGTCAGCGGGCGTGAAGAAGTAATCGAGGACGCGATACGCGCGGGAGGTATCACAGTGTTTCCCGGGTGGGAGCTGTATGCGCCTGTGGCAGGAGCTGGAGAGAGCATCTTCGGACTGCTACCGCAGGCAAGCGTGCTGATCAACGAACCCTCGCTGGTCAAGAGCGAACTGGAGCATTGGTGGGAGAAAGTAGAGAGTGCTCACGAACGCAGCGGGATTGGAAATCTGGTGCGACCGGAGGATCTCTATTTCGCTCCCGATGGTTGGTGGATGCGGGTCGATTCCATGACCGGCGCCGATTTGGAGCACCTCGGACTTGGCACTGATGAGGAAAGCCTGCACCTAAGTTTCAGCACGCAGCCGGCAATGAAATTTCATGGTTCCGTGGCGGCCATGGTGGAGGAGGTGAAAAAACTCGCTGCTGAGAATCAGCGCGTTGTCTTCGCTGCCGGCAATACAGGCGAAGTGGAGCGGTTGGCAGAAATTTTCAGTGAATACGGGGTCAGCTTCCGCCTGGGCAGCCGTACACCACGTCCAGGCGAGACGCACGTGGATGACGCCGCTTACCTGGCGGGCGAAGAAGTGCTGACGACGATCGTCAAAGGCTTCGTCCCAGATGGAGTGACGCTGCCCGAAGTCAACCTGGTGATCTTTGGCGCCAGTGACCTGTTTGATGAGTCGGAAGTGGCTGCGATTCGACCTCTGCGGCAAAAATCAAAGACTGCCGCCTTCGCATCCGATTTTCGCGATCTGGCCGTGGGCGACTACGTGGTTCATGTGGAGCATGGGATCGGGCAGTACGACGGACTGAAGGAAATACCGCAGACGGATGGATCGAATGCGGAATTCATGGTGCTGGAGTACGCGGAGGCAGCGCGGCTGTATGTTCCTCTGACCCGGCTTGATCTCGTACAGAAATATCGCTCCGCCGAGGGAGCCCGGCCGGTGCTGAACCGGCTCGGCACCGCGCAGTGGCAGAAGACCAAGGCGCGGGTCAAGAAAGCCATGCGGGACATGGCGGAAGAGCTACTCAAGCTCTATGCCCAGCGCAAGCTGGCGGAGGGCCATGCGTATCCCGCCGATACCGAGTGGCAGCGGGAATTCGAGGACGCCTTCGAATTCAACGAGACCGAAGATCAGCTTACAGCCATCTCCGACGTGAAGCGCGACATGCAGTTGGGAACGCCTATGGACCGTCTGCTCTGCGGCGATGTCGGCTACGGCAAAACTGAGGTCGCCATGCGCGCGGCCTTCAAGGCGGTCAGCGACAATCGGCAGGTGGCGGTGCTCGCTCCTACCACGGTGCTCGCATTTCAACATTTCGGGACGTTCAAGCAGCGATTCGCCGCATTTCCCATTCGCGTGGAGATGCTAAGCCGCTTCCGCACACCAAAAGAGCAGAAAGAGATTGCACAAAAGGTGGAGCACGGGCAGGTGGATGTCGTGATCGGCACCCACCGGCTACTTTCAAAGGACGTGAATTTTGCCGACCTCGGGCTGGTGATCATCGATGAAGAGCAGCGCTTTGGCGTACGCCACAAAGAACGGCTGAAGCAGCTGCGGAAGGAAGTGGACGTTCTGGCCATGTCGGCTACGCCCATCCCGCGGACTCTGCACATGTCACTCGTGGGTCTGCGCGACATGAGCGTGATCGAAACTCCACCCAAAGACCGGATTGCAATTCAGACCGTGGTCGCGCCGTACGAAGAGAAGCTAGTGCGTTCGGCGCTTGAACATGAGTTGGAACGCGGCGGGCAGGTCTATTTCATCCACAATCGTGTGGAATCGATTTACGAGATCGCCTCCCACGTGCAGGAAATGGTGCCACGGGCGCGAGTGATCGCGGGGCACGGACAGATGTCGGAGGGCGAACTGGAAAAAGTGATGCTCAAATTCGTGCGCCATGAAGCCGACATCCTGGTGGCCACGACCATTGTGGAGAACGGGCTGGACATTCCGCTGTGCAACACCATCATTATTAATCGTGCCGACCGCTACGGACTCTCGGAACTGTACCAGTTGCGCGGGCGGGTAGGACGCTCGAACCGCCGTGCTTATGCATACCTGCTGATCCCACCTGATACGGAACTGACGCCGCTGGCGCGGCGGCGGCTTGCCGCATTGAAGGAGTTTTCCGATCTGGGAGCTGGCTTCAAGATTGCCGCCCTCGATCTTGAGTTGCGCGGCGCCGGCAACATGTTGGGTGGTGAGCAGAGCGGCCACGTCGATGCTGTCGGATTCGAGCTGTACACATCAATGTTGGAGCGCACGGTTCGCGAGTTGAAGGGAGAGGTGGCCCCGCAGGAGGTGGAGACGCAGCTCAATCTCGGCATCAACATTCGCATTCCCGCGACTTACATTGCCGAAGAGAACCAGCGACTGCGCATGTACAAGCGCGTGGCGGGAGTAGAGAGCGAGAGCCAGCTGGCCGATGTCGCGGGTGAATTGGAAGATCGGTACGGGCCCCCGCCTGCGGCGGTGGGAAACCTGCTGGAGTATGCGACGCTCAAACTGCTGTGCCAGCGCGTCGGCGTGATTGGCATCGACCGCCATCGCGATGTGGTAAATATCAAGTTCGCGGAAAACGCAGGAATCGACCCAGAACGGCTGATGCGCTTCATCTCCCGGCAGAAGGGGGCGCAGTTCACACCGGCAGGCATTCTGAAATTCACCATGACAGCGACCGCGGCCGAAGAGGTGCTGGCCCGGCTCAAACGTTTATTGGAGGAATTGGCCGCGGAGCAGGTGGGAGCAACCGGAGATCAGGTGGTTCGGTAGTTCCGCAGCACTTGCTTATATCTTCCGGTGTATACAAACCCGACAAATGTGCTTTCCTATGGTAAGTTGAATCGTCTACAGACTGTCTATGCAAACTACAATTCGAGCCGTTCTCCTTGTGTTGATCGCGTGTTCTTTTTTCACTCAAGCCCAAACTCAGCAAGGAAACCATAAGATGGCGCAGCAAGCCGTGGCTCCTCCCAGTTCTAGCGCGGCGCTCGAGTCGTGGAACAAGCTGGTGGATGAGTATTTTGACGGGTTTTTCGGTTACCACCCCAGCGAAGCTACCGCCACGGGTTTTCATCAATACGATACGCAGCTAGAGGACTATTCGCGGAAGAATATCGATCAGCAGATCGCCTTCAACCGCCAATTTCGCGCCCGGCTGGAGAAATTCGATGCCTCAAGTTTGCCCCTGGAAGCGCAGCAGGATTACCAGTTGATCGTAGCCAGCATCAACAGCACGCTGCTGAGTTTGGAGAGCATCCGGCCATGGGAGAAGAATCCGGACCGCTATTCCAGCGGGATCACCGGCAGCGCATTCGTGATCATGTCGCGCAAATTCGCGCCGCCGGAGGATCGCCTGCGATCTCTGATCGCGCGAGAGAAGCAGATGCCGGCGGTATTTACGGCCGCCCGTGCCAACCTCAACAATCCACCCAAGGTGTACACCCAGGTGGCCATCGAGCAGATGCCGGGGCTTATCTCTTTTTTCCAAAAGGATGTGCCTGAAGCATTTGCCGGCGTGAAAGATCCGGCGTTGCTGGCGGAATTCAAAGAATCGAACCAGGGGGTGATCAGCGCGCTGGAAAAGTATCAGAACTTCCTGCAGGAAGATCTGCTACCCATTTCCCAGGGGGACTTCCGCATCGGTGCGGAGAACTACCGCAAGAAGCTGGAATACGACGAAATGGTCGATACGCCGCTCGACCGTCTGCTGGAGATCGGATACCAGGATCTGCGTAAGAACCAGCAGCATTTCAAGGAGGTAGCGGCGCAAATCGATCCCAAGAAGACGCCGCAGGAGATCCTGGACGATCTGGAAAAAGATCACCCGACCGGGGATAACCTGCTGCAGAGCTTTCGAGATGTCCTCAGCGGCCTGCGTCAGTACATCGAGAGAAACCACATTGTGACCATTCCGTCGCAGGTGATGCCGATTGTGGAAGAGACGCCTCCATTTGCCAGGGCGCTGACCTCGGCTTCTATGGATACACCCGGTCCCTATGAAACCAAGGCTACCGAGGCGTACTTTAACGTAACCCTTCCCGATGCTCGCTGGTCCAAACAACAAACCGAAGAATGGCTGCAGGGATTCAATCGCGGCACCATCATCAGCACGGCGGTGCATGAGGCGTTTCCCGGTCACTATACGCAGTTCCTGTGGCTTTACCACGCTCCGTCCAAGGTGCGGAAACTGGCCGGGTGCGCTTCCAATGCGGAAGGTTGGGCGCATTACACCGAGCAGATGATGCTGGATGAGGGCTATGGGCGCCCCCCAGGCTCACCGGCGGACCCTCGTTTCCTGCAGTTACGCCTCGGGCAGTTGCAGGATGCCTTGCTGCGAGATGCGCGCTTTATTGTGGGCATCTCCATGCACACCGGCAAAATGACGCTGGAACAAGCAACCGATTTCTTTGTCAAAGACGGATATCAGACGCACGCCGTAGCCGAACGCGAGGCTAAGCGCGGCACTTCCGATCCCACTTACCTGGTGTACACGCTGGGTAAGCTGCAAATCATGAAGCTGCGCGAGGACTACAAGCAGATCAAAGGCGACAAATTCTCGCTGCAGGAATTCCACGATACTTTTCTCAAACAGGGCTTCCCTCCGGTGAAGCTCATCCGTGAAACCATGCTGGGAAACAACAGCCCAGTGCTCTAAGACAACTCTGTTAGGCAATCGGGGAATCAGAGCGTATGCTCGCCAGCCCGACTGAGCCGAGATTATGAAAGTAAGGAAAGCAGTCTTCCCCGCAGCAGGATTAGGCACGCGCTTCCTGCCGGCCACCAAAGCCCAGCCCAAGGAAATGCTGCCGCTGGTCGACAAACCCATCATCCAGTATGGCGTGGAGGAGGCATTGGCGGCAGGCTGCGACCAGATCATCATCGTCACCGGACGCGGCAAGCAGGCCATCGAAGATCACTTCGACACCAGCTACGAACTGGAGAAGATGCTGGAAGAGCGAAAGAAATTCGATCTGCTAGCCATCGTGCGCCAGATCTCCGACATGATTCATGTCGCGTATGTGCGACAGAAGGAAGCCTTGGGCCTTGGACATGCCGTACTGACTGCGCGCGAGCTGGTGGGCGATGAACCTTTCGCCGTACTGCTTGCTGACGACGTCATCGATGCCCCCGTTCCCTGCCTGAAGCAGATGATGGAAGTATTCGAGCAGACTCAATGCTCAGTGATTGCCAATCAGGTAGTGGAAGGAGCCGCGATTTCTGCCTATGGCGTGATCGCCGCCAATCCTGTGGACGGGAAGTTCTCCGGAAGGCTGCATGAGATTACCAATCTGGTCGAGAAACCGCGACCTCAGGAAGCCCCATCGAAGTTCGCCATCATTGGGCGCTATATTCTGACCCCGCGCATCTTTGAGGCTTTGGAATCTACCGGTGTGGGCAGTGGCGGAGAGCTGCAACTCACCGATGGACTGCGCCAGCTGCTGAAGCACGAGAAAATCTACGGGTTCCTGTTTGAAGGCAAGCGTCACGACACGGGAGACAAACTGGGGTTTCTGAAGGCGACAGTGGAGTTCGCGCTGAAGCGCCCAGACCTGGGAAAAGAATTGAGGAGTTGGCTGAAGGATTTGCCGTTGTAGAAGCCGGGCCTGTTCGTCATCGCTTCACCGCCCGGGCTGCAATGTCCTTGCGGTACTGCATGCCATCGAATTGGATTTTGCCCGCCGCTTCGTAAGCGCGTGAGACCGCGGTGGCGAGATCGGGAGCACGGGATGTGACTCCGAGCACGCGGCCGCCGGTGGTGTAGTAGGTGTTGCCTTCTTTTCGGGTTCCCGCGTGAAAGACCTTGACGCCTTCCACGCGCGCTGCGTCTTCGAGCCCGAAGATCGGTTTACCCACTTCCGGGGTGTCGGGATATCCCTTCGATGCCAGCACCACGCAGACCGTGGAATCGTCCGACCACTTGAAGTCTCCGTCACTCACTCGTCCTTCTGTGGAAGCCATGAAGGCACCGAACAGATCGCTTTCCAGGCGCATGAGAATGGGCTGGGTTTCGGGATCGCCGAAGCGAGCGTTGAACTCCAGCACCATAGGTCCGCGGGCGGTCATCATCAAGCCACAATAAAGGATGCCGCGATATTCGATGCCCTCGGCTCGCATGTGGCTGATGGTGGGGCGCGCGATGTGCGTGACCAGCCAATCGCGCATCTTGTCGTCCACAATTGCAGGGCTGGAATAGGCGCCCATGCCGCCAGTGTTGGGACCGGTATCGCCGTCGCCGATGCGTTTGTAATCCTGTGCGGCGACCAAAGGAACTACGCGTTCGCCGTCACTCACCACTAGAAATGAGAGCTCTTCGCCGCGGAGATATTCCTCGAGCACGACGGCTTTGCCGGCATCGCCTAGAAGCTGGCCACTGAGCATCTTCTGGGCGACCTCGGAGGCCTCCTCGCGGCTCTGCGCCAGAACGACTCCCTTTCCCGCCGCCAGCCCGTCAGCTTTGATCACGATGGGAGCGCTGAAGTGCGGGAGAGCGCTTTTCAGTTCCTGCAAGTTTGTGCAGATAACGAAATGCGAGGCCGGAATGCGATGCCGCAACATGAATTCTTTGGCGAAAATCTTGCTCGACTCCAGGCGGGCGGCGGAAGCGGTAGGGCCGAAGATGCGGAAGCCACTGCGGCGGAATTCATCCACAACGCCGTTGGCCAGTGGCAGCTCGGGTCCGACGATGGTGAGGTCGGGTTCGATGCGGCGCGCAATCTGCAGCAGGGAAGGCACATCTTTGACCTCTGCGGGAATGCATTCAGCTTCGTCGCAGATACCACCGTTTCCCGGTACGCAATAAAGCTGTGAAATGCGAGGCGATTGGCGCAGTTTCCAGACAATCGCGTGTTCCCTGCCCCCACTGCCGATGACCAGGACTTTCATGTGTCTCCCGCGACCAAGGTTAGGGAAGTAACGCCTGCCGTGTCAAACGCTTAACCAGGCTTCGGCGGGGGCGTTTGCGATTCGATTTGAGGGTCGCGCCTGTACCGAAGTAACCGGGTTTTACCGCAGGAATTGATATTCTTGTGTTAATCGTAGTTAACCCATAGCGTATAATTGTAATTTGCATGATCACGGTATCCAAAGAGGACTACATCAAGGCCATTATGGAAGCCGAGAGCGAGGGCACGGATGTGA contains:
- a CDS encoding ATP-binding protein, translating into MAGENNSSSRQKTSRGFSLGPASSRIAIAYILLSALWVVFSDAILHLILGASPVIWKLESLKGLIFVLLTGLCLLLAFQSAEVKEYTARRRAESAVRRIIQANLIGTFFWEKDGSLRYANEAFLDMLGYTREDLKSGLLRWQRISPPEDHERDQLARQQLETTGLVPNSEKEFLRKDGSRVHAIFGGAMLEGTPQIGVIYALDISALKTAERERHELEEQLRQMQKLQAIGQLAGGVAHDFNNLLNVMMGYTSLIEARLAAEDPLRLKTHQVIKAGEKATALVRKLLAFSRRQELNPVALDLNSILAEMGTIFRQILGEKIRLHIHPAPALWAIKADPTQMEQVLMNLVVNARDAMPDGGSLTIETANIDLDENYARSHQVTAGSYTMLAVTDTGIGMSHETMSHIFEPFFTTKLVGEGTGLGLSTTYGIVTQSGGHIAVESELGCGTTFRVYLAKTEEKLETKPATVPILAAQAAEGPRAAETLLIAEDADDLRILLDHILRAKGYQVLLAKDGEQAVAASVAHQGPIHLMITDVIMPGLSGPQAAGRIRKRRPEIKILYMSGYGTEAMTREGTLPEGENVIDKPFRTEFLVRKVRELLDAS
- a CDS encoding PilZ domain-containing protein, with the protein product MSLWPQVHDLTCVTPGQGNAYHVWVMELRSLLLSRDAEMTDVLKRAMSELGIGVFVYTMPEWAGEDLRRHKFDAVIIDCDDLPEGVDVLQAVKNTPSNSDSMAFAIVNGRTSLQAALDMGAHLALEKPISAERAKSSFRAAYGLMVSERRRYFRYDIEAPVGVSLDEKTEYAGVAVNISEGGMALKMNCVIAPKSVAQLRFTLPGSSQVQLRAVVVWSDEQGRAGVRFEQVPAAARKHLAEWFAKQEAAMGQKPAE
- the mfd gene encoding transcription-repair coupling factor, with product MILPFVRELFADVEKTSAFARLTSHLKTGAGRIGMSGLVPTAKSLLIPLLARAASRPLILVVADNRAAEEMLPRVQGFCELTGALAADAIVSVPAYDVLPFENLSPHAEIQEARAKALWRITTGEARVAIIPVAAAVMKLQSPEYYFDLGQVFHRGEVVDIEKLVAQLNLVGYSRTDVVEMPGEYAIRGGILDVYPPEFDRPLRVELFGDEIESIRKFDPATQRSSSPVDDLVLMPLTDTPVREETLGAIHARLTGARVSGREEVIEDAIRAGGITVFPGWELYAPVAGAGESIFGLLPQASVLINEPSLVKSELEHWWEKVESAHERSGIGNLVRPEDLYFAPDGWWMRVDSMTGADLEHLGLGTDEESLHLSFSTQPAMKFHGSVAAMVEEVKKLAAENQRVVFAAGNTGEVERLAEIFSEYGVSFRLGSRTPRPGETHVDDAAYLAGEEVLTTIVKGFVPDGVTLPEVNLVIFGASDLFDESEVAAIRPLRQKSKTAAFASDFRDLAVGDYVVHVEHGIGQYDGLKEIPQTDGSNAEFMVLEYAEAARLYVPLTRLDLVQKYRSAEGARPVLNRLGTAQWQKTKARVKKAMRDMAEELLKLYAQRKLAEGHAYPADTEWQREFEDAFEFNETEDQLTAISDVKRDMQLGTPMDRLLCGDVGYGKTEVAMRAAFKAVSDNRQVAVLAPTTVLAFQHFGTFKQRFAAFPIRVEMLSRFRTPKEQKEIAQKVEHGQVDVVIGTHRLLSKDVNFADLGLVIIDEEQRFGVRHKERLKQLRKEVDVLAMSATPIPRTLHMSLVGLRDMSVIETPPKDRIAIQTVVAPYEEKLVRSALEHELERGGQVYFIHNRVESIYEIASHVQEMVPRARVIAGHGQMSEGELEKVMLKFVRHEADILVATTIVENGLDIPLCNTIIINRADRYGLSELYQLRGRVGRSNRRAYAYLLIPPDTELTPLARRRLAALKEFSDLGAGFKIAALDLELRGAGNMLGGEQSGHVDAVGFELYTSMLERTVRELKGEVAPQEVETQLNLGINIRIPATYIAEENQRLRMYKRVAGVESESQLADVAGELEDRYGPPPAAVGNLLEYATLKLLCQRVGVIGIDRHRDVVNIKFAENAGIDPERLMRFISRQKGAQFTPAGILKFTMTATAAEEVLARLKRLLEELAAEQVGATGDQVVR
- a CDS encoding DUF885 domain-containing protein, with product MAQQAVAPPSSSAALESWNKLVDEYFDGFFGYHPSEATATGFHQYDTQLEDYSRKNIDQQIAFNRQFRARLEKFDASSLPLEAQQDYQLIVASINSTLLSLESIRPWEKNPDRYSSGITGSAFVIMSRKFAPPEDRLRSLIAREKQMPAVFTAARANLNNPPKVYTQVAIEQMPGLISFFQKDVPEAFAGVKDPALLAEFKESNQGVISALEKYQNFLQEDLLPISQGDFRIGAENYRKKLEYDEMVDTPLDRLLEIGYQDLRKNQQHFKEVAAQIDPKKTPQEILDDLEKDHPTGDNLLQSFRDVLSGLRQYIERNHIVTIPSQVMPIVEETPPFARALTSASMDTPGPYETKATEAYFNVTLPDARWSKQQTEEWLQGFNRGTIISTAVHEAFPGHYTQFLWLYHAPSKVRKLAGCASNAEGWAHYTEQMMLDEGYGRPPGSPADPRFLQLRLGQLQDALLRDARFIVGISMHTGKMTLEQATDFFVKDGYQTHAVAEREAKRGTSDPTYLVYTLGKLQIMKLREDYKQIKGDKFSLQEFHDTFLKQGFPPVKLIRETMLGNNSPVL
- the galU gene encoding UTP--glucose-1-phosphate uridylyltransferase GalU is translated as MKVRKAVFPAAGLGTRFLPATKAQPKEMLPLVDKPIIQYGVEEALAAGCDQIIIVTGRGKQAIEDHFDTSYELEKMLEERKKFDLLAIVRQISDMIHVAYVRQKEALGLGHAVLTARELVGDEPFAVLLADDVIDAPVPCLKQMMEVFEQTQCSVIANQVVEGAAISAYGVIAANPVDGKFSGRLHEITNLVEKPRPQEAPSKFAIIGRYILTPRIFEALESTGVGSGGELQLTDGLRQLLKHEKIYGFLFEGKRHDTGDKLGFLKATVEFALKRPDLGKELRSWLKDLPL